CGTATTCGTATTCTATATTTCTCGATCTTATTACAAAATAAGCAAAAAAAGGTATTGCTAATATAAAAAATAATATAAAATTTTTAACTATAGGAATCATAGGTATTATAAAAAATACAACTATTATTGCAGCCAAAATTAATCCGACTACAGTCCATGTATCCTTAGATGTCTTCTGCCTTTTAACAAGCTTTTCAATAAAAATATCCACAATATTCCACCTCTTTTTATAGCTTAATATTATTATATCACGACGTTATTCATTTACAACATTTTAAACCTTCATATATTTCCACTTACCCTGTTTAAATCTATATGAATACATGAGAGAACGAGCAACAAAATCAAAGCATATACCGATCCAAATTCCGTAGACACCCATTGCAAATATCTTACCAAGCGTATATCCTATTGCTACTCTAAATAACCATAAACCTACAAAGGCTGTCAGCACTATATACAAAAGGTCTCCTGCAGCTCTTAAAATACCTGATAATACATTCATTATCGCCAGCATAGGCTCAATAGCGGCAAATATCCTGATTACAACAGACCCCATCCTTATAACTTCCGGATCTGATGAATATAAAGCAGCAAGTTGCCTTGCAAATATAAACATCAAGATACCGATAACAGTTATTACTTTTACAGCTATCTTATTAGATAACTTACCATATGTCTCGGCTAATAATATCCTTCTTGCACCGAGGCTTCTGCCAACAAGGCTTGTTGCAGCTAATTGGAACCCAAATATTGGCATAAAGGCGAGACTATTTGCATTCATACCTATCTGATATACAGCAATCGATGCAGTACCCATTGTAGATACTATAACTTGCATAACAAGAAAGCCACCTTGCATTATAAGCTGCTCTAATGAAGCGGGTATTCCGACTCTGATTATGCGCATCATCATACCAAAATCAAGTCTTATCTTTTCCCTTATGTCGAGGTTAATTTTCCTTTTGCCGAAGTAAAGAACATAAAGCTGTATAAAACCACCTATTACCCTCGCTATTGTGACAGCCAATGCCGATCCTTTTACTCCATATGCCGGTATATATACATGGCCACCAAAATGTACGCCAAAAACCAAAAGGCTGTTTAAAATAAGGCTTATTATATTTATTGTTGCCGTTATATACATAGGTGTCCTTGTATCGCCGGCACCTCTTAATGCACCACCGAGGACTATATCAATTATTACAAAAGGCATACCGAGTAATACAATCCTATAATATAAAAGTCCTAAATCAAATACTTCTTTTGATACAGTTCCAAAAAATGCCTTTATAAGTGGTACTGCTAAAATATATCCAAATACAGTAAAGCATATAAATATAAAAATGCACATTATAAGTGACTGCATAACTGCAAGTCTTGCTTCTTTGTCATCCTCTTCTCCTATAAGTCTTGCAACTATTACTGTAGAACCTGTCGATAACCCCGCAAAAATAGCCTGAAAGAAAAATACAAGTGAATTTATCATTCCTACTGCTGCTATCGCAGCTGTACTTATATGTCCTACATATATTGTTGATATCATACCAACCATCATTATAAGCATCTGTTCTATGATGGAAGGCCATGCTAATTCTAGTACTTCTTTTTGCAAACTTACTCTATGTTCGCCTCTTTCCATTTGTAACCCCCACAATTAAATCTCGCTCCCTTTTTTTATGAAATATCCGCCTAATTTTTTATTAATTTCACTTGCTATTTTATCTATTTTTATATTTTTCATTATATCTTCATCAAAGAGTGATAATTGTTTTACCTTGTTTAAGCTTAAGTTTGAAACAGATAAGCCAATTAGTCTTATCGGTTCATAAAGCTTCATTTCTTTTAAAATAAAAAAGGCGACATTATATATATCTTTGAATGAATCAATATATTCATTTAAAGTCTTACTTCTTGTATGTGTCATAAAGCTTGCCGTTTTTATTTTCACAGTTACTGTTCTACAATACAATTTTTCTTCTTTCAGTTCTGATGATATTGTTTTTGAAAATTCCTTTATATAGTTTAATAAAAGATTTATGTCATTAGTATCTTTTTTAAGCGTCGTTTCCTTACCTATGGATTTCGTCTCTCTATAGACTTGGACGGGCCTTTCATCAATACCCCTGATTCTTTCAAATATCTCTTTGCCATATTTCCCGAATATATTCTTAAGTTCTTCTTCGCTGAGTTTTAATAAGTCATCAACTTTCTCAATGCCTATTTTTTTAAGCTTTTCTGCAGATTTTTCTCCTATCCCATATACTTTAGAAACAGGAAGCGGCCTCAATATATCTGGAATCATATCTTCCGTTATAACCATTAAACCATCTGGTTTATTCCAATCAGATGCTATCTTTGCTAAAAATTTATTGTATGAAACACCCGCAGATATAGTTAATCCAGTGGTTGTTTTTACTTTTTCTTTTATTTCCTTGGCAATATCTTCTGGATCTTTGTCGATATTTGAAACGTCCAAGTACGCCTCATCGATCGATAGAGGTTCAATGATATCTGTTACTTCATATAAAATACTAAAAATGTTTTTTGAAACCTCCCTATAGCGTTCAAACCTAACAGGCATAAATATTCCCTGCGGGCAAAGATTTTTTGCCATATACATCGGCATAGCTGAATGAACACCATATTTTCTCGCTTCATATGAACATGTTGATACAACACCTCTACCAAAAAGCCCACCAATTATTACCGGCTTCCCTTTAAGTTTTGGATTGTCATGCTGTTCTACAGAGGCAAAAAAAGCATCCATGTCAACATGGATTATTTTTTGGTGTTTCATAATATATTCCCTCATAATTTTTATTATAGCATATTTATAATTAGAACCAAAATCCCCTTAATGGTTATTTCTCTTCTCCTAAAAATTTCATCATGAATTTTATTACAATATAAAATATGAAAAGCGTAATAAATGTCATTGGCATGCCGTATATCATTAGTTTAAATGCTTGAAGCATAATTTCATCCCCTTTAGTTATCTTTTTTTTATCAATCTATTCTATATCATTGAGCTTACAATAGCTATAACAATTCCACCGGCAATAACAGATCCTAATTGTCCTGCCACATTTGCCGCGACTGACTGCATTAGTATGAAATTCGATGGATCCTCTTTTTGCGCCATCTTTTGTATTACACGGGCTGACATCGGAAATGCTGATATACCTGCTGCACCTACCATCGGATTAACTTTTTTCTTCAAAAATATATTGAGTATTTTTGCGAATATAACTCCGCCAGCTGTATCAAATATAAACGCAAGTAATCCCATAGCAAAGATAAGCAATGTCATTGGCGTCAAAAATTTATCCGCCGTCATTGTAGCACCTATTGTTATACCGAGCAATAATGTGACAAGATTTGCAAGTTCATTCTGAGCTGTTTTTGAAAGCCTCTCAAGTACGCCGCTTTCCCTTATGATATTGCCAAACATCAATGGTCCAATTAATGAAATACTCATTGGAACTAGTATACCTGATGCAAATGTAACAATAATTGGAAATGCAATTCGTACTTTTTTTGAGACTTTACTTAAGTTTAGATTCATACGTATTCTTCGCTCATTTTGAGTTGTTATTAATCTTATAACAAATGGCTGTATTATAGGTACGAGTGCCATGTAAGAATACGCCGCAACAGAAATCGGTCCTAATAATTTTGGTGCAAAAAGGTTTGATACGTAGATTGAGGTTGGACCGTCGGCAGCACCTATAATTCCGATTGATGCAGCTTCTTTTAAGCTGAAGCCCGCCCATTCAGCAATAATAATCGTCATAAATATTCCGAATTGTGCTGCAGCACCAAAAAATATCATAAAGGGCTGCTCTAAAAGTGGTGTAAAATCAACCATAGCACCAACAGCTATAAATATGAGTATCGGGAATAATTCAGTTTTTATTCCGGCATTATACAATATTGAAAGAAAGCCATCTTTGCCAATGACGGAGGAAAGGGGCAAATTTGCAAGAATGGTGCCAAAACCTATTGGCAATAAAAGCATAGGCTCATAGTCTTTTTTTATCGCTAAATAGATTAATGCGATGCCTATGACATACATTATGATATTTTGCCACGTGATATTTATTATTCCTTGATATAGATAATTCATATTAGACCTCCCATTTTCTTTAGTTAATTGCATAAAAAAATAAGCAAAACCAAAATAGCACAAAGCTATCAAGGTCTTGCTACTTAAAAAGCCGCCCGGGATTATATCCGTGCTGTCGAACGGCTTAACCATCTTTGGTAAGCTACTCCCCTTAATATACAATATTATACTACACAAAAATTTATATAATCAACCTTTTTTCGCGCTTAATTTCCTTTTAACAATCTTCAATCTAAAAAAGTCTTCCCTGTTTTTTTCTTCCAACACTTCGCTTATCGTCTTTACAATCCCTTTATACTTAGGTATCTGTATATTCTTAAGTGCATTTGCCCTTTTCTGAGTCTTCTTTATCTCCATCGCAAGTTTGTATGAAGAGTCTTCGACTTCAGCAAGCCTATATAATAGATACTTAACCTCTTGAAATTTTTTAACTGCTATATCAAGGGCTGTATTTGTATGGTAAAAGCTGTAATACAGATCTAAATCTTCCTTTTTGTATCTTATCTGTGGTATCTCAACTCCCATAACACTTCTTGTCAATATAGTAAAATCGGTTGTATCTGGAATTGATTTTGCCACTTCATATACATTTGTTATACCCATCGTAATATTGGCAATTTGAAGTGCTTCATACGCTTCTTTAAAGACGACATGGACTTTTAACTGTATTTCCTTGGCTTCGTCCATGAGGGACATCATTTCTCTTATTAAGACATTGCGCTTCTTATCTAGAAGCTCAAACCCTTTCGTGGAAAATTCCAGTGCATTTTGTGCAGCCATCAGATTTGACCGTGTCGGTGCTATGTTTTCTTCCATATCAGATTACATTCCTTTCCTAAAGGAGAGTTTTTCCCTTTTATATCATTCTAAGTGCTTGAAGAATCTCTGATATTCTTATATGGTGTCACGTCTTTATCTATGACATTCTTATTAAAACTTCCCTAACATCAGAAAGACATTGTAGTATATGCATTATAATACTTCTTTATAAAATCTGGATTGACTCTATTAAGCTCTGATTCAGGCAATATTGATAAAAGCTTCCACATTATATCAAGGGTTTCTATTATGTTTCTATTTTCATCAAAGCCTTGTCTTACAAAATTTTCTTCAAACTGCCGCCCGAATTCCATGTACTTCTTATCAATTTCTGAAAGCTCATCTTCACCTATTACCTGTGCTAATGCTCTCACTTCCTGTACATATGAATAAGCTGAAAATATCTGATTTGCAACATCTGAATGGTCTTCTCTAGTGTAGTCCTTTCCTATTCCATCCTTCATGAGCCTTGACAATGATGGAAGAACATTGATAGGCGGATATACTCCCTTTTGAAATAGATCCCTGCTTAATACTATCTGACCTTCTGTTATATAGCCTGTAAGGTCTGGGACAGGATGTGTTATATCATCATTTGGCATTGTAAGTATCGGTATCTGCGTTATACTGCCAGATTTCCCCTCATTTATGTCTTCCTTTAACATTCCTGCCCTTTCGTATAGGCTTGCAAGATCTGAATACATATATCCTGGATAGCCCTTTCTCGATGGCACTTCCTCCCTTGAGGAAGATATCTCTCTTAATGCCTCACAGTAACTTGTCATATCTGTCATAATTACAAGGACGTGCATACCAAGTTCAAATGCTAAATATTCCGCCGCCGTAAGTGCACATCTTGGAGTTATTATTCTCTCTACAACAGGGTCATCTGCTAAATTCATGTACATAACAACTCTCTCAAGAACACCCGATTCCTCAAAGTTCTTCCTAAAGAAATCCGCTTCGTCATGTTTT
This portion of the Thermoanaerobacterium sp. RBIITD genome encodes:
- a CDS encoding V-type ATP synthase subunit B, whose amino-acid sequence is MKIRYLKLNEVRGPLIVIDGVNDAAYDEMVELDIEGEGRKRGKVVQIDGDKIIIQVFEGTSGFSLDNCSLSFAGKPMRIQLSRDILGRVFNGIAEPIDGAGEIYSDVTYDINGRPMNPVARKYPRNYIETGISAIDGLSTLIRGQKLPIFSGDGLPHNELAAQIVRQARISEESGNFVIVFAAMGIKHDEADFFRKNFEESGVLERVVMYMNLADDPVVERIITPRCALTAAEYLAFELGMHVLVIMTDMTSYCEALREISSSREEVPSRKGYPGYMYSDLASLYERAGMLKEDINEGKSGSITQIPILTMPNDDITHPVPDLTGYITEGQIVLSRDLFQKGVYPPINVLPSLSRLMKDGIGKDYTREDHSDVANQIFSAYSYVQEVRALAQVIGEDELSEIDKKYMEFGRQFEENFVRQGFDENRNIIETLDIMWKLLSILPESELNRVNPDFIKKYYNAYTTMSF
- a CDS encoding MATE family efflux transporter, which encodes MERGEHRVSLQKEVLELAWPSIIEQMLIMMVGMISTIYVGHISTAAIAAVGMINSLVFFFQAIFAGLSTGSTVIVARLIGEEDDKEARLAVMQSLIMCIFIFICFTVFGYILAVPLIKAFFGTVSKEVFDLGLLYYRIVLLGMPFVIIDIVLGGALRGAGDTRTPMYITATINIISLILNSLLVFGVHFGGHVYIPAYGVKGSALAVTIARVIGGFIQLYVLYFGKRKINLDIREKIRLDFGMMMRIIRVGIPASLEQLIMQGGFLVMQVIVSTMGTASIAVYQIGMNANSLAFMPIFGFQLAATSLVGRSLGARRILLAETYGKLSNKIAVKVITVIGILMFIFARQLAALYSSDPEVIRMGSVVIRIFAAIEPMLAIMNVLSGILRAAGDLLYIVLTAFVGLWLFRVAIGYTLGKIFAMGVYGIWIGICFDFVARSLMYSYRFKQGKWKYMKV
- a CDS encoding V-type ATP synthase subunit D, which produces MEENIAPTRSNLMAAQNALEFSTKGFELLDKKRNVLIREMMSLMDEAKEIQLKVHVVFKEAYEALQIANITMGITNVYEVAKSIPDTTDFTILTRSVMGVEIPQIRYKKEDLDLYYSFYHTNTALDIAVKKFQEVKYLLYRLAEVEDSSYKLAMEIKKTQKRANALKNIQIPKYKGIVKTISEVLEEKNREDFFRLKIVKRKLSAKKG
- a CDS encoding sodium ion-translocating decarboxylase subunit beta, with product MNYLYQGIINITWQNIIMYVIGIALIYLAIKKDYEPMLLLPIGFGTILANLPLSSVIGKDGFLSILYNAGIKTELFPILIFIAVGAMVDFTPLLEQPFMIFFGAAAQFGIFMTIIIAEWAGFSLKEAASIGIIGAADGPTSIYVSNLFAPKLLGPISVAAYSYMALVPIIQPFVIRLITTQNERRIRMNLNLSKVSKKVRIAFPIIVTFASGILVPMSISLIGPLMFGNIIRESGVLERLSKTAQNELANLVTLLLGITIGATMTADKFLTPMTLLIFAMGLLAFIFDTAGGVIFAKILNIFLKKKVNPMVGAAGISAFPMSARVIQKMAQKEDPSNFILMQSVAANVAGQLGSVIAGGIVIAIVSSMI
- a CDS encoding OadG-related small transporter subunit, translated to MLQAFKLMIYGMPMTFITLFIFYIVIKFMMKFLGEEK
- a CDS encoding DNA polymerase IV — encoded protein: MKHQKIIHVDMDAFFASVEQHDNPKLKGKPVIIGGLFGRGVVSTCSYEARKYGVHSAMPMYMAKNLCPQGIFMPVRFERYREVSKNIFSILYEVTDIIEPLSIDEAYLDVSNIDKDPEDIAKEIKEKVKTTTGLTISAGVSYNKFLAKIASDWNKPDGLMVITEDMIPDILRPLPVSKVYGIGEKSAEKLKKIGIEKVDDLLKLSEEELKNIFGKYGKEIFERIRGIDERPVQVYRETKSIGKETTLKKDTNDINLLLNYIKEFSKTISSELKEEKLYCRTVTVKIKTASFMTHTRSKTLNEYIDSFKDIYNVAFFILKEMKLYEPIRLIGLSVSNLSLNKVKQLSLFDEDIMKNIKIDKIASEINKKLGGYFIKKGSEI